The Thermoclostridium stercorarium subsp. stercorarium DSM 8532 genome contains a region encoding:
- a CDS encoding NusG domain II-containing protein — MRKKDIFLTAVFLIAAAILWLFMNTVQEDVGTGEVVIYKDGEVMEVVPLTAEKTVVIEDENGNRNVVRVEGGKAEMTEANCRDQVCVNTRPARKSGESIICLPNRVVVEIRSTTENVIDGVSE, encoded by the coding sequence ATGAGGAAAAAGGACATTTTTTTAACAGCGGTATTCCTGATAGCCGCAGCGATACTGTGGCTTTTTATGAACACGGTGCAGGAGGATGTCGGCACCGGCGAAGTGGTTATATATAAAGACGGTGAGGTTATGGAAGTGGTTCCGTTAACCGCCGAAAAAACCGTTGTCATAGAAGATGAAAACGGTAACAGAAATGTTGTACGGGTGGAGGGCGGAAAAGCGGAAATGACAGAGGCGAACTGCCGGGATCAGGTATGTGTAAACACCCGGCCCGCCAGGAAAAGCGGTGAGTCGATAATATGCCTGCCAAACAGAGTGGTGGTAGAAATAAGGAGTACCACTGAAAATGTAATTGACGGAGTTTCGGAATAA
- the rpmB gene encoding 50S ribosomal protein L28 yields the protein MAKCEICGKGQLFGNQISHSHRRTNRAWKPNIKRVRLTINGVTKRMAVCTSCIRSHKNTV from the coding sequence ATGGCAAAATGCGAAATTTGCGGAAAAGGGCAGTTGTTCGGTAACCAGATCAGCCATTCACACAGAAGAACAAATAGAGCCTGGAAACCCAATATAAAGAGAGTAAGACTTACGATTAACGGAGTAACAAAGAGAATGGCCGTATGTACAAGCTGCATACGTTCCCATAAAAATACTGTTTAA
- a CDS encoding FAD:protein FMN transferase has protein sequence MHLKKVCLLLICFVFLTFTACSQAKPLKESRFLLDTLVEITIYNKNSQDVMSELFDKIQAFENKFSKYAEDSEISQINNNAGTYVNVSEDTFELIEQSLYFSEISDGLFDISIGPLVDLWGINQENPRVPTQREIDLAKEKIGYRNISLNRENMSVSVAEGMSLDTGAIAKGFITDRLVSVLRERKIESALLNLGGNLYLYGTKPDGSDWTIGIRDPFGLQGDYMATVSLKDTSIVTSGIYERYFEADGKRYHHILNPKTGYPEDNELASVSIISPSSTMCDGLSTTCFLLGLGKGMELIESLENAEAIMITRDKKVYLSSGLKNGKIPFKLVDTNYTVVN, from the coding sequence TTGCACTTGAAAAAGGTTTGTTTGTTACTCATATGTTTTGTTTTTTTAACGTTTACTGCATGCAGCCAGGCAAAACCGCTTAAAGAATCAAGGTTTCTTCTGGATACACTGGTGGAAATAACAATATATAATAAAAATTCACAAGATGTAATGAGTGAACTTTTTGACAAAATACAGGCCTTTGAGAACAAGTTCAGCAAGTATGCAGAAGACAGTGAGATATCACAGATAAACAATAATGCCGGTACTTACGTAAATGTGTCGGAAGATACTTTTGAATTAATAGAGCAAAGCCTTTATTTCAGTGAAATTTCCGACGGTCTTTTCGATATAAGCATAGGGCCTTTGGTGGATTTATGGGGTATTAATCAGGAAAATCCAAGGGTTCCGACCCAGCGTGAAATAGATTTGGCCAAAGAGAAAATAGGTTACAGGAACATATCCCTTAACAGAGAAAACATGTCGGTTTCGGTTGCCGAAGGCATGTCCCTTGATACAGGCGCAATTGCAAAGGGTTTTATTACAGACAGGCTTGTATCGGTTTTACGTGAAAGAAAGATTGAGTCGGCCCTTTTAAATCTTGGAGGAAACCTTTATCTTTACGGCACCAAACCCGACGGTTCTGACTGGACAATCGGAATAAGGGATCCTTTCGGCCTTCAGGGGGATTATATGGCGACAGTGTCTTTAAAAGATACTTCCATTGTTACTTCGGGAATTTACGAGCGCTATTTTGAAGCTGACGGAAAAAGGTATCATCATATTTTAAACCCAAAAACAGGGTACCCCGAAGACAACGAGCTTGCATCGGTGTCTATAATTTCCCCTTCATCCACAATGTGCGACGGATTATCAACTACATGCTTTCTCCTCGGGCTTGGTAAGGGAATGGAATTAATAGAAAGCCTTGAAAATGCCGAAGCAATTATGATAACCCGGGACAAAAAGGTGTATCTTTCCAGCGGATTAAAAAACGGAAAGATACCCTTTAAACTTGTCGATACCAATTACACCGTGGTCAACTGA
- a CDS encoding Gx transporter family protein: MNHRDVRRMTLSAILTAVAIAIHFAESLFALPVAIPGIKLGLSNIVSLVALYLLGPLVSFVILLLRVFMTSFLYGGFSALIFSLAGGILSIAAMTLVWKYRNKGFGIVSASVAGGVCHNIGQILAAAVVMRTKSIFYYLPVLIVTGVATGIITGIVAGIVIPRLRNVYCRDE, translated from the coding sequence ATGAATCATAGGGACGTTAGAAGGATGACTTTATCTGCAATACTGACGGCTGTTGCGATTGCAATTCATTTTGCTGAGAGCCTGTTTGCATTGCCTGTAGCAATACCGGGAATTAAGCTGGGTTTATCGAACATAGTTTCATTGGTGGCGCTGTATTTGCTGGGACCCTTGGTATCGTTTGTGATATTATTGCTCAGAGTTTTTATGACATCTTTTTTGTATGGAGGTTTTTCGGCATTGATTTTCAGCCTTGCGGGCGGTATTTTGAGCATCGCGGCAATGACTTTAGTATGGAAATACAGGAACAAGGGGTTTGGTATTGTCAGTGCCTCGGTAGCAGGAGGGGTTTGTCATAATATAGGCCAGATTCTTGCTGCCGCAGTGGTAATGCGGACCAAATCGATTTTTTACTATCTTCCTGTGCTTATTGTAACGGGCGTTGCGACAGGGATTATAACAGGAATAGTGGCCGGAATTGTGATACCCAGGCTTAGGAACGTATACTGTAGGGACGAATGA
- the recG gene encoding ATP-dependent DNA helicase RecG produces MHSINILIPKDRLREKFGKDRFSLDYTRINPILGRSVQSVQQVGKARAQKLNKLGIKTIGDLITYYPRNYEDRNKEKKVSELVNDDECAVILKVVSDISLNRPRSNLRIYKTLGVDDTGYVTLTWFNQDYVTEKILRDKTYVFFGKVKRAGIYVEMVNPIFEEVTSERKKTTGIQPVYPLTAGITQSYMRMIQRNALNLVIGKLTEILPEELRRRYSLAEINFSLENIHFPSSFEDKERARKRLVFEELLMLQLGLLQLKTKQTAVSGIKMEKRSLVDRFIEQLPFRLTNAQLRVYREIEEDMTSGEKQMNRLIQGDVGSGKTIVAALAILLTVLNGYQAVFMVPTEILAEQHYRSITPLLGNYGVKTALLTGSVSRKEKEKIKEGIRNNEYHLVIGTHALLEEDVEFARLGLVVTDEQHRFGVKQRAVLASKANPHILVMTATPIPRTLSLILYGDLDISVIDELPPDRKPVKTYAVDESMRARVYNFIRKMVQEGRQAYIICPLVEESDEIEAEAAMTMAKRLEEKDLKGLSIGLVHGKMKWKDKERVMSEFAKGNIQVLVSTTVVEVGVNVPNATIMVVENAERFGLAQLHQLRGRVGRGEHQSYCILFCQSKSEIALKRMEIMTKYNDGFKISEKDMELRGPGDIFGVRQHGLPEFKIANLYQDMEILKEVQRAAEDIIKNQKLSEKEDYRKLKEHLLVMFEDKLKEVALN; encoded by the coding sequence GTGCATAGCATCAATATCCTTATACCGAAAGACAGGCTAAGGGAAAAATTCGGAAAGGACAGATTTTCGTTGGACTATACAAGAATAAATCCGATATTGGGAAGAAGCGTTCAGTCGGTCCAGCAGGTTGGAAAGGCCAGAGCACAGAAACTAAATAAACTGGGGATTAAAACGATAGGCGACCTTATAACTTATTACCCCAGGAATTATGAAGATCGAAACAAGGAAAAAAAGGTTTCGGAACTGGTAAACGATGACGAGTGTGCCGTAATACTCAAGGTTGTGTCAGATATTTCGCTGAACAGGCCGAGAAGCAATCTGCGCATTTATAAAACTCTGGGAGTTGATGATACCGGTTATGTAACTTTAACCTGGTTTAATCAGGACTATGTCACCGAAAAAATATTAAGGGACAAAACTTATGTTTTTTTTGGAAAGGTTAAAAGGGCGGGAATTTATGTTGAGATGGTAAACCCGATATTCGAGGAAGTGACTTCCGAAAGGAAAAAAACAACGGGTATTCAGCCTGTTTATCCTTTAACGGCAGGAATAACCCAGAGTTACATGCGAATGATACAGAGAAATGCCCTTAACCTTGTGATTGGGAAATTGACGGAAATACTTCCTGAAGAGCTTAGAAGGCGGTATTCTCTTGCAGAAATTAATTTTTCCCTGGAAAACATTCATTTTCCTTCAAGTTTTGAGGATAAGGAAAGGGCACGGAAACGGCTGGTTTTTGAGGAATTGCTGATGCTGCAGCTTGGGCTTTTGCAGCTGAAAACCAAACAGACGGCGGTTTCGGGCATAAAAATGGAAAAACGGTCTTTGGTGGACCGGTTTATAGAGCAGCTGCCCTTTCGGCTGACCAATGCCCAGCTTAGGGTATACCGCGAGATAGAAGAGGATATGACAAGCGGTGAAAAGCAGATGAACAGGCTTATTCAGGGGGACGTTGGGTCAGGGAAAACCATAGTGGCTGCGCTGGCAATCCTGTTGACGGTATTAAACGGTTACCAGGCTGTTTTCATGGTCCCAACCGAAATACTTGCCGAGCAGCATTATCGAAGCATTACGCCGCTGCTTGGGAATTACGGCGTAAAAACGGCGCTGCTTACCGGAAGCGTAAGCAGGAAGGAAAAGGAGAAAATAAAGGAAGGTATAAGAAACAACGAATACCATCTCGTGATCGGAACCCATGCCCTTCTTGAAGAGGATGTGGAGTTTGCCAGACTTGGCCTTGTTGTTACCGACGAACAGCACCGTTTCGGCGTAAAACAGAGGGCTGTATTGGCCTCAAAAGCCAATCCGCATATACTTGTCATGACGGCAACGCCGATACCGAGAACCTTGTCGCTGATACTTTACGGCGATTTGGATATATCCGTCATCGATGAACTTCCGCCCGATCGCAAGCCTGTTAAAACATATGCGGTTGACGAGTCGATGAGGGCAAGGGTATATAATTTTATCCGAAAAATGGTGCAGGAAGGCAGACAGGCATACATAATATGCCCTTTGGTTGAAGAATCGGACGAAATTGAGGCCGAAGCAGCGATGACCATGGCCAAAAGACTGGAAGAGAAGGATTTGAAAGGATTGTCCATTGGCCTTGTTCATGGCAAAATGAAATGGAAGGACAAGGAAAGGGTAATGAGTGAATTTGCAAAAGGCAATATTCAGGTGCTGGTGTCCACAACGGTTGTGGAAGTGGGTGTAAACGTCCCGAACGCGACGATAATGGTGGTGGAAAATGCCGAAAGATTTGGCCTTGCCCAGCTGCATCAGCTCAGAGGCAGGGTCGGAAGGGGAGAACACCAGTCCTACTGCATCCTGTTTTGCCAGAGTAAGAGCGAGATAGCTCTGAAACGTATGGAAATAATGACGAAGTATAATGACGGCTTTAAAATCTCGGAAAAGGATATGGAGTTAAGAGGCCCTGGCGATATATTCGGAGTCCGCCAGCATGGCCTTCCTGAGTTTAAAATAGCCAATTTGTACCAGGACATGGAGATTTTAAAGGAGGTACAAAGGGCAGCGGAGGATATTATAAAGAATCAGAAGCTCAGCGAGAAAGAGGATTACAGAAAACTTAAGG